Within Lytechinus variegatus isolate NC3 chromosome 15, Lvar_3.0, whole genome shotgun sequence, the genomic segment TGCAAATAAAGTAACAGCTATTCAGATCATCGAAGATAAAGTGAGTGAACTTGAAACGCGATCCCCTGATTCCCCGGTTATTATTTTGGGAGACTTCAATCATTGTGAATTAGAGGATACCATGCCCCAATATCATCAGTTAGTTGATTTTGCTACACGGGGAAGAAATATTTTAGACAGATGTTACAGTTCGATACCAAATGCATACAAATCTCTTGTGAGACCGGGACTGGGAGCGTCCGATCATCACACCGTTCACATGTTACCAAAATACAAACAACGGATCAAGTCCAATCAGTgcgaaaaaaagaaagttcaaGTTTGGAACAATACGTCAGTTGACTTACTGCAGACGGGATTTGATATTACGGATTGGGAACTGTTTTATGGTGCCTGCGACGACATACATGAACTCACAGATACAATTAACAATTATGTCATCTTCTGTGAGAATCTTCACATTCAGTCTAAATTGGTTACTATTTATCCGAACAATAAGCCTTGGTtcacgaaagaaatgaaattgattttgaaagaaaggaaaagggcaTTTCATCTGAGGGACAGTGAACTTGTTAAAGACTTGACAAATAGgctgaaacggaaaatcagtgAAGCAAAAAAAGATTATGGTGAAAAGCTCGAAGAGAACTTCCATACAAATAATCCCCGAGATGCGTGGAAATGTCTAGAGCACATGACAGATTATTCGAGTAGTCGGAAAGAAAACATGTTTGCAAATGAACCTAATCCACAACAAAGAGCTGACGAATTAAACGCATTCTTCGCCCGTTTCGAGAATGAATACTTCCGTCATATCGCTGATGAACAAGTTGAACGGTTGCGCGCGTCGGATGACAACCCAATTGTCATTGAAGAGCACGAAGTTCGGAGACGTTTAAAGTTGATCAACCCTGGAAAAGCGACTGGGCCCGATGGTGTTAGTGGGCGTGTCCTACGGACATGCGCATCTGAACTCACTGCTCCGTACTGTATGTTATTTCAAAGGTCAATAAATGAGCATATCGTaccaaaatgctggaaagcatcAGTCATTACACCAGTGCCTAAAAATAATCGTCCTAGGTTGAATAATGATTTTAGACCAGTAGCATTAAGTCCTGTTGTCATGAAATGTTTTGAAAgaattattttggaaaaagtACTTGTATCAATCCGTCACAAAATTGATCTAAACCAATTTGCATATCAGTCTAAGAGGTCTGTCATAGATGCAGTACTCATGTTAACCCATTCACTCTACCAGCATTTAGATTCTGTTAGTTCTTATGCAAGAGCTACATTTGTGGATTTTTCCTCCGCATTTAATACCATCCAGCCATATAAGTTAGTAGAAAAATTAAGCTTCTTGGATGTGAAACCGTCACTGGTTCTCTGGATCTATGACTTCTTACACGGTAGAACCCAGAGGGTTAAGGTTAATGATGTACTCTCCAACGTACTCACAACGAACACAGGGTCTCCTCAGGGGTGTGTTCTCTCACCTGTtctctatatattatatactaATGACTGTATTTCCAATATTCCGTCGGTTCGTATTTTGAAATATGCCGATGATACTGTCATTGTAGGCCTGATAAAAGAGAGTGAGTTAGAATATAGGGAGAGTATATCCTCTTTTGGTAGGTGGTGCACTGAAAACCATCTTGTGTTGAATTCTAACAAAACTAAAGAAATCATCTTTGACTTCAGGAAGAAGAAATCTTTTGATCCTGTAGAATTCCCTATTCACATCGATGGTCATCCAATTGAAATTGTCCATAGTTATAGGTATCTAGGCACTATTGTTGATGACAAACTTGATTGGTCCGAGCAGACTAAAGCTACCACACTCAAGTGCAACCACAGATTGTTTTTTCTTCGGAAGATGAAACAATTTCATGTAAACGagaaaatattgtatttgttttatacatcAGTTATTCAGAGTATCATCACCCATGACTGTGTTGCCTGGTATCACAGTGCCAGACAGAAGGATAAGGATAAATTGTATAGAGTCGTGAAACGGGCTAGTAGGATTACGAAGTGTGTTGTAGATTTGGATAGGATATGTCAAGGAAAGGTAGTTGACAAAGCCCAAGCAATAGTCAGTGATCACTCCCATCcattaaataagaaatacaaacTACTTCGTAGTGGAAGAAGGTGGGAATCAGTTAAGGCCAGAACGAGCCGTTACGGAAattcttttattcctttctcAATTCGTCTTCTCAACCATTAAATAGAAAACAAGTCACCTTATTGCAGAATTACTCTTACCCTTCAATACTGCCATCTATGTCTCCTctttaatacaatacaaaactgCCACAAATGTAAAGAGTAATGATAGTAgtactaatagtaataatagtaatgataataatgataataataataataataataataactgcaactataatgattacaataatagTACCGACATCATGGTCAATGTAGAGTTGTGGATTTTTTATATGTGAATTATGcttcaagtaataaataaataaataaaataaaatgacccGATacttttacttatttaacagttttagaatgatggtaatgataagtACACAGAATATGCCTTCTTGTTGTTCGTATTTCAGCAATGATCTTGTTATACTCTTTTAATCGTCTTATGTATAAGAACGAATGTATTACGTGCATGCcagtattttgtattaattttgtctccttgattatgtatatttgtaatttgtatgtttgcatgtaaacaaaatgaatttccattaagttggacaataaaacattatatatatCATGTTGTAATTATCCAAACACTGTTAAGTTGGTAGAAAGCTGAACATACtacatagaaatgaaaaaaattggtgttcaaattatttatttttctcgtAATAAAGCACGAAAATAGCTCCATTTTACCATGAAATCATTGACGGTCCTGTCaaaattgttgaaaaataaaCTAAGTCCATCTAATTAATATGCGTAAATGCTGTAACTCTAGAAGGAATTATCATTTTGAAGTGTAAATTGCCTGATCTGTGATCCATCCAAAGTCTTTGActtctgtatattttttaattgaaatagatatggaatatttgaaaaaaatccattaaatatgcattttttatgcaaattagcctcATTAAATATGCGTAAATGCTCTAATTTTCTATTGGATTACAATTTTGTGACAAAACTTGCCAAAATTCAACTTCTTATCATatgctatctttttttttctttacaccCCAGATTTTATAATTCTACTTGcatattttatgcaaattaacctaattaattatgcataattGATCTAATTTTGGAATGGATAaaaattttgtaatgaaaagtACCAAAATTTAACTTATTGTCTACTACTATTATGATTTTTCAATAAACTAATTTTTATGCTTTTTTGCACTTGTGCTATgcaaattaatataattataaccTAATTAATATGCAAATATGTATTAAGTTAGGACAAATGCTACTAACAAGTGCTATGACAAAGAGAAAGTTTCCTAATCTTTTTCAGCTATTAAAAAAGAccctacaggtacatgtatctgGCTGGAAGTgatcatttcaaaaacatttaGAGAAATGGTTGGATATCTCCCATTGACACATTCTTATGCAAATTAAACTTGAAATATTCATATCCAAGTAACACATTTTAGATGCACAGCAAGATGTCATGTAGTGTTTTGTTTGTAACAAATATGGTGAGTTATATTACCTGTATTTGTCGTCATTGTGAATACTGCTAATTAAAACTTATTGAAATCATAACAAGATTCCGAGTGTCGTCTGATTATTCTTAgtcaaattaaattttgtttataaGCAGAAGAGAAACTACATAATTGACAAGTCCAATAAGACAGGTACGTTCCGGAATGACAGAAATATTACACACATATCTGAAAATAGTgttttggcaaatgaaaataaagctcATATAATGTCAAACTATGATGTATAGTTCACTCAAGGAAAAGTCAAACAAGCTTTCAAGTATTGATGACACTACTTTCATCTGAACCATGAAGATATCAAATTCAGAATGTGACAGTGATATTGAACTTGTCAATTACATAAAacaagaacagaaaaaaaaccgAATTGATTTGGTGCCTACCTTACATTAATTCCAGCGTACCCTCTTCCCATTCTTTTTGTAAGGGGTAACAATTTGTTTCCTCATATGGTGGGTCATACAGGATTGTATAGAAGTTATATGTGTCTTTAAGTTTTCTGTCATAAGATTCTAGCAGGCTTTCCATGTCCTCATCTGTTGCTTGGCGCAAAACAGTTCCCTTGCATTCCAGAACACTACCGTCTCCAGCATCAACAAAAATGTGTCTAATTCTCTTGTGTATAATGCGATCTGGAAATGGTCCCCTGCGTTTCTTCTTGGTGGGGGATATCTTACTCAGGAACTTTTCTTTGAGGGCATGTCTTCGTTCTTTGTTCTCAGGAGAAGATGAGTCTGACTTTGCTGGGGACCCTGGATCACATTCCATAATATGAGAAATGATCGCCCTAAGATTTTTCTCAAGTTCCTCAACTGCTAATTTTTTCCCTTTGTTAGGTGAAACAGCTCCATCTTTACACCACCTGTGCTGGTTGATTTCAGGTACTTAATTTGAGCAATAAGAAACTTTTCCAGTTGTCGAAAGTCTTTCGCTCTTTGCTTCAgttcatcaacatcatcgttTGAGGTGCACAGCATCCCACACAACTGCAAGGCTTCTGAGGTCATCTGAACACGCTGCTTTGCGATTTCCTTCAGTTTGTCCTCTTTTCTGCGCTTATTCAGAAGCAACTTCTCAGCAATCTTTTCTTTAATTGCTTTACTTCTTCCTTGGTAAAGCTGGAGAAATGACTTCCTTTGCCTCACAGCTTCAGATAAGTACTGATCTTTCTTCTCATCTGACATTTCATCCAAATAGTCTCTGGTCTTGTTAAGGCTCCAAAGTAGTATGCCTTCCAGGGCAACTGTATTTGCGTTCGGCATTTTACGTTTGAGATAGTCCAAACCAGCGAACATTCTCTCTGCGCACAGGTTGTCTTTAGGACATGATGCAGTTTGTTTCCGTATGTTCTCTGGAGCACTGTGAAATCGTCCTCCTGGCAAATGATCTGACAGCTGGCGTGTGATACAAACAAGACAATTGTGAAGTATTATCATTAGTGCTTGCTTGGTAAGATGTTCAATGTTTGCGCTGCAAGGGTCATAGAGAGATTTGTGGATTGAATCTTTGACTGGGGGAAATGCTGGAAAGAGAATGCTACTATCCGTTAACAGTGGTGATGGATCTACCATCCACTCCTGAACTTTATCATGCAGTCTTGTATAGTGTTGATCGGTGTCCATGACATGCGAATGACTTTCCAACATCCTCATTAATGGGGCAGAAATGTGCTGATTTATGATGCCCATTGCTCTGATTCCTGATACAACTATGTCATCATCAAAGTCAGCTTTCAATGATTTGACATACATATTTCCTTCACGTTTTGAATCTAATGATGCACAGAGGGTGTGAAAGTCTGAAATGTGGTGATATACTGCCGCAGAGTTGTGGAACGGTACATTAAATCTGTTTCCCCTGTATGCAACTAAGGATGATTTTTGCACAATTGTCTTAAACTCTTCAGTCAAACCAGACTGTTCGTCGCAGTCAGGACCAAGTAAGTTGCAAAAAGAACGAACGGCAAGTAGACTAGCTGACTCTGTCTTGCTTCTGTTCCAAAGGACTTGCTTCTCTCTCCCCAATTTTCCTTCATTCGCTTCTACTTTTTCCCACTCACAAAGGGCACTTGCAGAATATTCTTGCAGATTCAATACCAGATGCTTTCCACAATATAAATCATTAATGGTAGCTATCTCCTGCTTGACCCCATCATCCAAGCTCTCCCAGTTTTCTATTACCTGCGGAAGTATGTTGGATCTCCACAGCTCTAGTTTATTTATGTAGAGCTTATTGACAATAGAACGATCAGTCATTGTTGTCTTGAATTTAGCCAAGAGGCGGTGGACTTCATTTACATCATCACACAGATTAAGACGAACTAATTCTTCTAGAGTTTCCCTGGTATCTGTTAAGAGTGATTCTCCTGTTTCAACCTCAATGTCATGAAGACTCATTCCAACAGTTTGGTCTTTTGTTGAAGCCAAGAATGTGACATAgcctttcctttttttggttGTGCCATCTGTGTGAAGAGTGACAGGAGTCTCAGATTGATGTATCTTTGCACGTGCACATTCCTTATTGAGCAAGGCTTGCTCAACAGCAAGATACCTTATTAGAGTTGGTTTAGGCAGTCTGCCAATCTTCATCTTGCAAATGTCCTTGAGAACAATCCGGATGATGTCCGAGACATGCTTGCTGCCTACGCCTCGTGCAATGAGCTCATAGCAGACGAGTCTAATATCATTTGAATACCTCCCATTTTCAAAGGCCCTCACTTCCTTATCTGCCATTATTCCATCAAGTTCAGATTTCAAATGATCATTTTCCTGTTCAAGTACAAGGATCTTTTTACTCAATTCTTTTTTCACTGCTGAGAAATTTTTCGTATTGAGCCTGAAATGTCTCCTTGAATCAAgcatgtttttctttgatttctgcAGGTTCTTCAATCGCACTTCCAACTGTTCAATCTTTCTGTGTAGCTTTTGGATggtctcatttttttcttccagttCTTCTCTTCGATGAAGTCTGCGgactatattttttcttttcaggatGCTGAGACATTGTTTAAGATCATCGTTAGCTGCAATCAGATCATCATATGCACTCTGTAAcattttttccctctttttgcATTCAGCCAATTCTCGCTTAGTACATTCATGATCTTCACCACTATCTTCGTAGAAGTTGGCCAGGAGTTGCATACAGTTTACAATACTGTCAATGGTATGGTCTGAAACTCTATCAGGAAAGCAATCAAGATCTACCTCACTGCAATCATCCAGAATATCATCTTGGTGGTCTTCTTTTCCATCACACTGAACTCCATCAGCCTGAGCAGTGCATCTTGCTGGTTTAGGTGGTGGAATTGTGTATGTCTTGGCTTCAAAATCTGTTTGTTCTTCTTTGGGCAATTGCCGATGCTTTTTAAGTACCTGGCACCAACTATTATAAATTGTTCCCAATGGTCTATGACAGTCAAACAGATTGGGCCACCATTTATTTGCAACTGTCTCCCATGTGGTTCCACTCCTTTCTCTGTACTTGAATAGCTCAATGATCATAGCATTTGTAACACTGATTACACCTGAATCAGAAGGCTTTGGTGACATGAGATGGTCTTTGGTAATGCCACTCTCCTGACAAAGTGGACCAACTTCGGGGTGTATGTGAGCGCTGTGCGGTGATCCAGGAAACTCGCTGAGCAACAGGTGAATGTTATGAGATTTTGCTTTTTGAACCATACGTCTCAATCTTGATAAGAACGTGCAGAGGGAACTCTTGGGTTTCCAGTTCAGAGTCTCAAATACTACTGGAAACAGTGTGGTGCAGCTCTGATCACATTTTGCATAGATTGTATAACTGATAGCTTCCATCAGGGCGAAACAAGGTGTGCCTTTCCAATGAcctggaattaaaaaaaaaaaaattgatataaaatatgaaataggagCAATCACTTCATGTCTGGGGTGGGCCCAGTGGGGGGGGTGTCTATATTGGCCAAATagaattttaatttgatacGAGCATAAAAATGTTTGCCAACACACTTAACAGAAAACAAAAGTCTATGACTGagtattaaaggggaaggtacaattcaaattgatttaaaaaatataaatgaagatGTAAGTCAGTTTTCATATGAATATTGCAACCCCAACTCCCCCTACCCCCATCTTGTCTCTAACTGGCAGTGACAGGTGACATGTTAAACACAATCTTTGTATTACTCAACTTCAAAATTCCAATCAAATGTGGAGTTCGAAGAAAATATAATCAGAATATGTTTCCATACAGCTGCATCCCCACCCTCtctatgatttaaaaaaatagaccaTTATGAATCATGATACAGCACCCCCAGTCATAAACtctctttattatatttttaagggGGTGCCTGCATATTTCTTGGGGGTGGGGGCAAGTTAATCTTATGAGTTTACTCATAATAATAGTTCATTCATGAATGTTGGAAAATGTAGGTCTACAATTAATGCAAtgtcaataatttcattaatgaATTTTTCTTGGGAGTAGGCCCTGTAAGCTGTAAAAATTGGTAGCTgcaaaaatataggcctatatatttttttaaatgtaaaagaaaaatacacaGCATCTCAATCTCAatccaattcattaaaaaaaagatgcacAGGTTCTCTCTTgatctttatttcattaatatatttttatgggGGCCAGGGCATGCATTCTTCGGGGCAAATTCAATCATGAGAgtttattcaatattcataatataaatattgaaaaatgtaggcctataatgctacatgtagataaagCCCAAGCACCTAAAACTAGACAggccaagccccccccccaaaaaaaaaaatcaagggcAAGGCAAGTTAATGCAATGCCGATGCAATACCAAtaatcttattcatttttttgaggggggggtaGTGATTAGTatgcacagaaataaaaaaaaatgatagtaacatttaaaaaaacataaaggaTCCCATCCAATTCATGGAAAAGAAATGCCTAATGTGGCCCCCCACCCCAGTCACGGACTAGAGAAAAgaatctggattttttttttttttttggggggggttggagGGCATGCAAACTTCTTGGTTGGGGCAAGTTGAATCGTGATTtattaaattcatatttcattcatgaatttttgaaattgtaagctaccacaccccccccctcaattcccccccccccaaaaaaaaacaaacaaatgcaatgccaatttcattaattttctggGGGAGTAAAATTGCATCCTCCATCTGTTAAGCACACACGTACGCAACGCAACACATACCACACTCACGCTGTTGTAGTTATTATACTTCCTccatatgaaaattaaaaattgtctAAATCAGTCAAAAAGGTATTAACCCCATCCATAGCAACTTCATccttaaaaatcattattttttcattctaaaataattacatatttaaTATTCAGGGTTCTTACATACCTGGAACAACCCGTTTGGTCACTAGGTCAGTCAAATCGTGGTCACTCCATCCTGACAACTGCTGCACCAGCGCTTCAAATTCACTCTCAGACTCGTGGTTCGCAGGCACGGGTGTTTCTGCGAAAGAGAGGGAAGGTGGATTTCAAGTTATCGTTGCGAATGACACAAAAATAATCACGTAATGAATcatatatcaaatgaaagaatatttcttcaaaattacTAATCTGATATGGAAATTTTGAAATCGGAACAAATTCAGgtgaaaaaatacatgttctTACCTTCGAACGTTTTTCCCGACCGCGTcgccattttggaaaatttcaGATGTTGTGTCACGTGACCGAAGTGTATCCCTACATCGTTGATAGTCTCATTTACAGAATTTTTACGAGTGTCATC encodes:
- the LOC121428993 gene encoding uncharacterized protein LOC121428993; this translates as MVQKAKSHNIHLLLSEFPGSPHSAHIHPEVGPLCQESGITKDHLMSPKPSDSGVISVTNAMIIELFKYRERSGTTWETVANKWWPNLFDCHRPLGTIYNSWCQVLKKHRQLPKEEQTDFEAKTYTIPPPKPARCTAQADGVQCDGKEDHQDDILDDCSEVDLDCFPDRVSDHTIDSIVNCMQLLANFYEDSGEDHECTKRELAECKKREKMLQSAYDDLIAANDDLKQCLSILKRKNIVRRLHRREELEEKNETIQKLHRKIEQLEVRLKNLQKSKKNMLDSRRHFRLNTKNFSAVKKELSKKILVLEQENDHLKSELDGIMADKEVRAFENGRYSNDIRLVCYELIARGVGSKHVSDIIRIVLKDICKMKIGRLPKPTLIRYLAVEQALLNKECARAKIHQSETPVTLHTDGTTKKRKGYVTFLASTKDQTVGMSLHDIEVETGESLLTDTRETLEELVRLNLCDDVNEVHRLLAKFKTTMTDRSIVNKLYINKLELWRSNILPQVIENWESLDDGVKQEIATINDLYCGKHLVLNLQEYSASALCEWEKVEANEGKLGREKQVLWNRSKTESASLLAVRSFCNLLGPDCDEQSGLTEEFKTIVQKSSLVAYRGNRFNVPFHNSAAVYHHISDFHTLCASLDSKREGNMYVKSLKADFDDDIVVSGIRAMGIINQHISAPLMRMLESHSHVMDTDQHYTRLHDKVQEWMVDPSPLLTDSSILFPAFPPVKDSIHKSLYDPCSANIEHLTKQALMIILHNCLVCITRQLSDHLPGGRFHSAPENIRKQTASCPKDNLCAERMFAGLDYLKRKMPNANTVALEGILLWSLNKTRDYLDEMSDEKKDQYLSEAVRQRKSFLQLYQGRSKAIKEKIAEKLLLNKRRKEDKLKEIAKQRVQMTSEALQLCGMLCTSNDDVDELKQRAKDFRQLEKFLIAQIKYLKSTSTGGVKMELFHLTKGKN